The Aythya fuligula isolate bAytFul2 chromosome 1, bAytFul2.pri, whole genome shotgun sequence nucleotide sequence GGTGTGGAGTCTaaaggggaagacgtatgaggagcagctgaagtcccttggtttgctcagccccgagcagagcaggctgaggggaggcctcatggcggcctgcagctccctcacgaggggagcggaggggcaggcgccgatctgttctctttagtgaccagcgataggacccaggggaatggtgtcaagctgcagcaggggaggttcaggctggatatcaattcttcaccaagagggttgtCGTGTGCTGGAACAGGgtccccagggacgtagtcacagcaccgagcctgatggagtttaagaagcgtttggactgtgctcttagtaataggtctgaatttttgggtcTGAATTTTTGTGCGGcgccaggagttggactcaatgatccttgtgggtcccttccaacttgggatattctacgattctatgaaaTTTGTTCATTTTACTGCATCCACTGTGTAATTACTTTGAAATAGCTCACAGGGTTTGACTTCACGGGCCAGCAGAGTCATAGTGGAGCatttttgggttagggttatgtATTAGGGTTAGCACTGCTGTTAGggctagggttagggttagagccccttttgggttagggttagggttagggctgGGGTAGGGGTAGGGGTACGAACAGGGATAGGGGTAGGGGTTAGGGGTTATTGTTAGGATTAGGGTTTAGGGGTTAGGAACTTTTGAGGCTGGCTGACATCAACTGAGAGACCGATGAAGTGGTTATCTAgctcaataaaattaaaaaatatttaagctgtAGCAAACAGCATTTACTAATTTATATAGGGAACACCCCAAACTGGAGATGTAGTTTGCCAAAGCCATCCCATGGTATTTGGCTTATGAAATTAGTCATAGTAACCACTTTTGGTGAATTGTGTGGAGAATCATGGTGGCATTTCTTGCTGCTTAACTGCAATGAATTGATAAAATAGGAGACAGCAGAGTAGCACTTGCTCCTCTAGGTGTTCTGCCATCCAAACAGTGATTGCACTTGAACACTCAAAATGAGGGATGATCTCAGCTGATTATAGCAGTGGCAGTGATGTTCAGGTGCTATTCTGCCTTTCATTAATGCCACCTAGGAGTTCATCAGCCCGTCAAAGGGATCTTTCCAAGCTGAAGGAggtctgcttgttttctgtacaTTGCCAAGCCCTTGCTGATGGCCTGACTGATGCCTACCAGATGCTTTATAGtcaattttatctttatttctctATGGTTTGGAGTCAGAACTGCCAGATTAGGAGGGAACACGTAGCAGGGAGTTTATCCCTTAGCTCCAAGGCCAGATCTTCCTCTAACAATCATGCTTCTTATgcaggtttgtgtgtgtgtgaatgtagAATTGCCTtggctattttttctttttcatgctgttgGCAACATTTTCAATAccagagacaaagaaaagtgTTCTTCTCAGCAAAGAGGAAGTTATCACACCTACAAAATACAGGATGCAGTCCCAAACGTTTACAGCCTCAGGGTCTGAAAGAGGATTGGAAACTGTGTATACAGTATTAGGCTTCTTTGCAGGCAGTTTTTGAACAAGAAAGGAGTTCCTGGCCAAGGTACTGCTAGTTAGTGTTCTCATGATAGGAGACTATTGCACCAGCTGGGTGAGTGacaataaatgaaatgtaatttctcctcttttgctttctttcatacAGCCTaaggaaatgaaggagaaaGTGGTGTCTTCCATCCATTATTAATATAAAGCTAGGCTGGAAAATAAGATTCAGCTCTAACCACGGGAGTATCTCCAAGTGTTTGTGGATACTGAATGCACTCACTTAACCTTGACAGAAGCGTATTCTGAGTGACATTTCCACTTTATGGAATCAATCTAAACTTGAACTATTTTATCTAAAGTACTGAGCAGGTCATACCCTAAAAGACTTGGTAGACAGCTAAATTTGCTCACATGATTTCTGCCCTTCTAGACAACATAAAGGTGCACGAAAAATGTCATTGCCACAGCCATACAGGTAACAACAGTatggaaataatataaatatgaaatttggGTGCTTAGTTTGGCCCTCTGAGAAGTACTGCATGGGAACTTTCCCTCTAAGTGAATTCCTGTAAACCCCTGTAATCAGAGATTGCTTCACTCCTCACTGGCTACAgccacatacagaaaaaaatggctttaaactgcagcaggacaggaggaAATACCTTGCCTGTTATGAAAGTGAAGAaccacagcccctgcaggcaTTTGACTCCTGTTTGAACCAACGTTGTGCATTCCTATGAAGTCTGTAGAAACAGGGGTGCATTTTTAGAAGATATCCGTGAAGGGCTTTCTTGTTAAGCTCTTAAGTGTGGTACCTCTGCAGTTGGCAGCTTGCAGGGGGATGAGTAAATAACggtgaatatttctgtttgacTAGCAGGAAGTCTCACATTTCCTTATAGGTATTTGGAAATACCAATTGTGTGTTGCAAGATGGGAgtttcttaagattttttttcttccttgttggTGACAGCACCATTCTGGTTATTAAACTCAACTTACAAGtaagacaataaaataatgagGACAATAAATCTAAGTTTGAAGACTAAGAAGGTTTTAGCTGCATTTATCATAAAGAGATTGAGACCTTTACTGAGTAGCTATGGCATTTATGTGTTCCTTTGCTTTGTTACATATTGGCCTCAGCAGAGGTCAGATAAGAACCCAAATCTCACAGGCTACTTGATTGACTTTGAGGCAACATcaatcctcaaaaaaaaaaacacacccacaacactaaataaatatgcagtttGCAGTTGTTAAAGTGAACTAGCTGATGCCATAATGCAATCGGTATCATCAGGTGGCTTAGCATGGAAGATGGACTCTAGGGGCTGTGTTAGAAgctgctcccctctgccagAGTTGCATTTTGAGCTGGGACACTGTGAAAAGCTGATCTCTTAAAAAGCTTGCTGAACATTACAAAGTCAATTTTTCATCCCACCTTTTGAAGCATCTACAGTTCCCCATGCAAAGCTGCCCAAACAAAGCACTTCCAATCAAATACAATTGTGTGCAGGCACACTGTTTCTTGCCAGcactttcttttgaaatgaattcaATGGATAAGAATTTCAAAGGCTAGTAAAAAGTAACCAGCTCTGAACGTCATGATCAAATAGAGCTACTTTCTGTAGTTCAGCTTATGCATGCCCACTGAAAAATTGTACAAACAACCTCAAGACCCAGTGGGTAAAACCCACTTCtccttattctccttattagTTCCACTaccaaaacaagaacaagataTAAGTGCTGGTGACTAGTGCAGAGGGTTTTTCATGCTTTGTCATTTGGGTAGATCTTGTAGGAGGGTTGATACATGAGGGGTATTAAGGCTGTGCTTCTGCTTGTGCTTCTTCCTCCCCAAATACTCCTGCTCGATGTCCCACCTCACTTGCCAGCAAatggccccacagccccctgcacTCAGAGCCCTGACAAACCCAGCATTGCTTCAGACACCAGGCAAGGACACGCAGCACAGTGAGGTTGCTCCTGTTGGTACATGAACGATGCATCAACAACTCTTCAGCACTTGACCAGAAGAGCCACCTTTGTATTATCAGAGAGTGGTCTAGTAATTGTGCCAATTAAACATATGTCTACTTAGGCTATTTTTATTAGTAGTGATAGATTGGTGAACAGCAGCTGTGCAGTAAAACCGGGACTTTGATGATAAATTCCTAATAAATCTTGAGTAGCAGAGCCTAAACACCCAACTCCCCCTTCAATAGGTATTGCAACAGACTGTAAACAAAATTCACCTGTGGCTAAAGTACTTTGCACCTGTTCTAAGAAATTTGACAGGTTTGGAgtgatgttttaattattggGAAATTGCCATATACTTCAAAGGCTGTTTGTGGTGACGGCAGAGGAGAGGAACCAAAAGGgggcaggagaaaaatatataagagGCAAGTGCAGGAGAGCCTGCAGTCTCGCTTTTGAGAGACGGTGTGTGCTACGCTGACAACATGAAGGCTTTGCTGACCCTCGTCTTTTGCCTCCTACCCCTGGCTGCTCAGGGGAAAGTCTACAAAAGGtgtgagctggcagcagctaTGAAGCGACTTGGACTGGACAACTACCGGGGATACAGCCTGGGAAACTGTAAGTCTGTTCTCCCCTGATTTCCAGGGAGCACGTGGGGTGGGAATTTCCACTTAACAAGCTTTGTTAAGGTGAGGATGTAGGCATGATGCTGCAGTGCAGGTGTTAAGACTCCACCAGGTTTGTCCATCTCTGCTGGCACAGACTGCAGGCATTTTCTACAGCTTGTCCCATTACCACTTCTTTCCCTGGCACTCTTCCACAGGCGAATAAAACCATTATCAGCAAGCGTTTTGCAGAAGCAGCCTGTCTCATCATACCTCCCCAGGAGCTAATTGCTCTGCCTTTATTTGCTTTGATTCCTCCCtctgggtggctgctgctggtggcctcCCTCTGAGGCTGTGGAGCAAGCAGGACGGGAGCGTGGAGCTGAGCTGGGCAGAGGTGCTGGTGCCAGGCTTGCTCGGTGGGAATCACTGGAAATAGTAGCGGGGGAGAGGAGACAGTGGGCATGCTGTGAGGAAAGGGGGCTGAGGGAGAGGGGTTCCTCCAGACAAGGAGCCTCCCTCCCTCAGATGAAGGCCAAGTGAAGACTTCTTTCCTCCAGACAACAGGCTGGTGTTAAACCAATTTCCTCTGAGGGGAAGCATGCGTGGGGTCTGATCCCGGATCTGGAGAGCGATCCATGTGAGGGTCAGATGCAATCGCTGTCCCCgtccctcttccttcccactgCCCTGCCACAGATGCAGCAGATGTAGATGGGATAAAACAAGGCCATTATGCATCACGTGAAGTACAAGCAGCTGAAACAAACCTTGTCAAAGCCAGCAGCTATttgtgctgctgccatctgctgcAGTCAATGGCTCCCAAAAGCTTCAAAGGAGACAGGGTGAGGGACAGAGCGTGCCCTGCCTGCCGCTGCCCACACCAGCCAGCCTCCCTCGACATGTGGGTGCAGCCGGGCCGCCCGCAGACACACGGGCAGGAGCTGGCATTTATTTTGAAGGGTAGAAATCCTGTGCTGGGTCTTCTAAAGTCATTTTGAAGTTAAGACGTGCTGTAGTTGTTTTTCATACTGGGTTGGATTGGAATAAAAGGAGCCCCACCTGTCACATGCACTCTGCATACAGTCACATTTCAGCCAGGCGAGGAGATGGGGCGTGTATGTACACAAGTCGGGTCCGGTTTTAAAGcaaacatctcttttcttttttcttttgaatggaATTTTGACAGGGGTGTGTGCAGCAAATTATGAGAGCAGCTTTAACACACAGGCTACAAACCGTAACACTGATGGAAGCACCGACTACGGAATTTTACAGATCAACAGCCGCTGGTGGTGCGATGATGGCAAGACCCCAGGGGCCAAGAACGCGTGCGGTATCCCATGCTCAGGTGAGCTCAGCTTCCCCAGGCAATACCATGACAGGCTGCCCTTCCATATTCCCATTGCAAATGAGCAAAGGTTGGTGGCAGCCTCGGCTTTAGAAACATTGCCATACAGAGTTCAAACTCACCCTTCCCCCTTTCAAAAAGGAGGTCTGCACCGTGGTCGTGCACAAGtgagaggaaaacatttctttacagCAGGAATTGTATTCCCCTGCTTACCCATCTTACTGTTTCTAGAGTAAAGAGGTTTCTGCAGAACCCATTTATTAATTAGTAGTGACACTAACCCctggacatttttctttgaaggtaGTGAGAGCTTGGCTTCTTGCAAGAGGCTGGCCCAAATGACCTCTTGCAGCCTGgtttattttgtataatttctgGATTTGCTTCATTGGTCTTACTCTTGCACTCTGATAGTTGCAAGTTGCCAGAGAGaagttctttgcttttccttagaAAATAGAGAACAGAGGAATTGCCGCACATCTCAAGCCTTTGGTTCTTGTTGCTTGGTATAATGTCTTACCAAAGAAGGTgatacactatatatatattcaagaGCTGAACAAGGTCTCTGGAGTAGTCAGCACACAGCCTGAATATTTTGAAGTTCAAAGCAGCTGTACAACTATTACCATTCTTGCCACTatcattttctcactttcttgGGTATTATATAGGCTTTTCCCTCACATCATGTTTGCCCACATGCTATTCAGTCTTCAGAACTGTTGTCTGTACAGGATGGTTAATTTAACCAGACACCATATGAGCCCTTAGAGtgggaaacaataaaaatggtGAACACCAACACACACTCCCTAAGGACATTTGAagactatttaaataaaaatatgaaaagaaagagaaaactgacGTTGTTTCCTGTCTCCTTTTTCAAGTACTACTGAGATCAGACATAACAGAAGCTGTGAGGTGTGCGAAGAGGATTGTCAGAGATCCAAATGGCATGAACGCATGGTAGGTTTTGGTGGGTTAAAAGACTGAGCTGCACTTGTAGAACAGACAATTAAGAGAAGgaatataattttaaactaatCCAGCTTAGAAAGAACAGGCAAACCTTAGCAGTCCCTTGCATGTATATTTCAACTCAAAGCATGTAAGAACAGTAGCTAAAATGAGCATAGGTGCAAACTGCAGCTGTGGCATCCTTGATGTTCTTCAAACCCTGATATGCACCAAATTCTTCATAACTAGCAGGGCACGAATATTGTCTAAGCTCTCCATTCCCCAAACTTTTAGTATTGAAGTGCAAACTAAATGACCTACAATGTACATGTGACTGGCTTTGATTTTGCTGGCTGCAGGCGACAGGTCGAGTCATCTTGACCTGCTTTTACAAAGCCCACATGCTCTACTTAGAATTGATGCTCTCAAAGAATAGAGTGCATAGACCAGTCCAACCTATAGCCTTAGGTGTGCTGTGATTTCTAGATCAGGAATGCTTGGTTGTGGCTCTCTCTTTGGGGAAGTAGCAAAGTACTTGATATATAGCCTGGCCTTTTGCAGAATTTAGCTGTGTATCTAAGCCAGGGTTGCTAAGAAAAGCCCCATCAGTGCTGACTTTTGAGTTTGCTGTCATTAATTGCCCTGATCTTCCTCTGTCCAGGGTCGCGTGGCGCAACCGGTGCAAAGGCACAGATGTCTCCAGGTGGATCCGAGGCTGCAGGCTATGAGGCGCAGGTGCTCAGCGGAACCCGTTCCCAACAGCCAACAGCCCTCACACCGAGCAAACTGGTTCCTCAAGGCGCTTGTTACAGTCCATGATCCACACAAAATCCAGCATTACTACAACGCAGCTCACTtgtgaagctgctgctttaCTCCTTGCAGATGAAAGGGGTTCGTTTCCACCTATCCACCCCGTTTGCGCCCGACGCAGCGTGAACAGCCAGCTGTTGGTTTTGCTGTACGTAGGCACGAGCAGGGAGCCGATCTAACTGAAATCTCACCGCTAGGTTTTGCTGCTGCACGCTAGCATGATGTTTGTTACTTGCTTGGCAGTTTTAAGCGCgttcatcattaaaaaaatacctgcAAATGGCTGTGTATTGGTCAGCGTGATTTGTGATCCGTAGCGCTAGTAGGGTTTTTAACCTGTGACTGCTCGAGGAGGTTGTGGCTAATGAGATGTAGACTCATGAAGGTGGGAAAAGGGCTCTGAGACCATGTGGTTGGACTGTCACCCTAATAGCAATGTcaccactgaaccatgtccccaagcaccacatccaacctctccttgagcacccccagggacggtgcctccaccacctccctgggcagcccgtcccCGTGCCTAATTACTCTTCCTGAGCAGCAATGCCTCCTCATTCCCACCCTGAGCCTCCCTTGGTGCAACCGGAGGCCATTCCCTCAGCTCCTATCcctggttatctgtgagaacAGCCCGACCCCCCCGCTGCCGGCCACGGCGAGAAAATGGcggcgcccgccgccgcctcagcgGGGCCGCGCGCGGCCGCCGCCatcccccggccgcccccggccgccaTGGGGGCGCGCGCCCCTCCCGGCGCGGCGCGGGCACGTGACGGCGGGGCCGCCATCTCGCGGTAccggcagcggcggggccgggccgggccgggccgggccggggccgagCGGCCGCGGGGCGTGGAGCTGagcgcgggcggcggcggcgggcggctggcggcgggcggcgcccCCTCGGTGCAATATGTTCAAGAGAATGGCCGAGTTCGGGCCTGACTCCGGCGGCAGGGTGAAGGTGCGGCGGGCCGGgagcggagggagggagggaaggagccccgggagatggggggggggggtccggggctGCCCCCCCGGCGGCTCGGGAGCGGGTGCGGGAGCTGCGGGTTTGTCGCTTGAAGGGCGTCACCATCGTGAAGCCGATCGTGTACGGGAACGTGGCGAGGTACTTCGGCAAGAAGCGGGAGGAGGACGGGCACACGCACCAGTGGACGGTGTACGTGAAGCCGTACAGGAACGAGGTGAGCGGCGGGGGCTGCCGGGCACAAAGGGGGGCTAAGGGGGGGGGGTGACTGCTAACTTTTGGGTTTGtgcctttattttcctgctggtgTTGGAGGTAGGGGTGTGAGAAGGGCTGGGGTGATTGCACagtgttttgctgtgctgtgcacacAGCGAGAATCCCCACACCTTGCCTTTCAGGACATGTCAGCCTACGTGAAGAAAATTCAGTTCAAGTTGCACGAGAGCTACGGGAATCCCCTGAGAGGTAGGGTTCGTGTTCTGGCCTTAGCCCCTGGAGGGAGGGTTTTGGTTGCTTGCGTGGGGGCTTCATCGCCGTCCCCGCTGCTTCCCCCCGCAGTTGTTACCAAGCCGCCGTACGAGATCACTGAGACAGGCTGGGGTGAATTCGAAATAATCATCAAGATATTTTTCATCGACCCTAATGAAAGACCTGTAAGTACAACAAACTTTTTAACAGTGCTTAAAGAATTAGGGAGCCCTAAGGTTGTAGTGCTTTATATTGCTGGTAAAAAGAAGTGCTGTCAGCCGCAGGGATAATAAAGCTTGCGTTTGTAGGAAATGTATTCAATTTTTGTCCATGTTTTCCAATTTCTGTGCTTTAGTACAGGCTAGGGCATTTGTGAGggcttttgctgtttctggTATTTACTTATATATGAATGCACGTTGCACCTTACATAGGTTGAGCACACAGGGAAGGTTTCTCCTCAGTGGCTTCCTAATCATAGGATAttggaatattttaattatcataACATagtgtatgtgtgtgcgtgtgtgagtatatatgtatatgtgtgtgtgtatatatatacatatactgtCTATCAGATTTGGTCAAAATTAGTCAAAAAGTGACAAAGTTGCTATTCTAGCATTAGTTTCTAAAGAAAAGCAGGCTAGCACACTCCTGTAAAGGAGttgaatgaattattttcttcccatcatTTGTTTCAGGCATCTTGCAGTTTTGCGTACCCAAGTTTAGGTAGGAAACTTAATTACCATATTTTAGGGTAAGATACTAGCTCCTGGAAGGAGCAGGTTCTTTCTGTCACCCAAACTATGGGGATAATAAGGTTGTGGAAACCACTTTCAAACAGATTTATTGGCAAAGTTGGTTTGAAATAAATCATCTGTTCTATTTGGAAATCTTTAAGAGAAGGTATTTTTAGTAGTTTTTTATGCATCAATCCTAAAGCAGTTGTTTAGACGCTTTAAAAATACCAAGCAACCTTTGTAGCTGGCATGTTTAATAACGAATATTCAACTTAAATAGCTCTGctgatgacatttatttttgtattcctAAAAGCCCTTTAAATCCTGTGTGATTGTTTAGTAAGAACAAACGCTACTTGTTTATATCTAgaaggtgatttttattttcctacaatTGTCACACTAATAAATCTCTGTCTGCACAGGTAACCCTGTATCACTTGCTGAAGCTTTTTCAGTCTGACACCAATGCTATCCTGGGAAAGAAAACTGTAGTTTCTGAATTCTATGATGAAATGGTATgaaaatttttaatgtaatcctcactttattttgaaaagtattaGTGATAACActtgtttctctcccccattaGATATTTCAAGATCCTACTGCAATGATGCAGCAGCTGTTAACAACGTCTCGTCAGCTAACACTAGGTGCTTATAAGCATGAAACAGAGTGTAAGTACAAAATACGTTCATTTTAGAAGTAAGCTGTAGTTGGTTTGGGGTTTAGGGTTTTTTGTGGGATGTAATCATACAATGGATTTGGCTGCTGCTAGAAAGtgatatttttgtcttaaattaaCTTCAGTTTTTGCAAAGATACTAATACTTATTCGAAAACTTAAGATTTTCAGATCTGTATGCttgctgaaaagaaaggaattacAAATAACTTGGTATAAAGATTGATGGCATGATCTACACCTCGTTTATCatatttgaaatgaattaaaagagaataaattcaGACCACTGCCTTAGAGGTAATTAGGCTCGTGTCATGAGGATGTTAACTGGAAGCAAAGATTGTGCTTCACCACTGAAGTACGTAGCTCTTAGTGCTGCTTAAGACAAAGCAGCAACCCCCTGGGAAAAAGAGGAGCGTCTGGAAGTTCTTCCTGtccctttcccttctgtctAATACTTTAACTGTAGGTCGCTTCATAATGCAGTGTAGTTTAATGTTACTTTTGTCCCTCCTGCATAATCTGTCTAAGtataaaacagaatattaatGGAATTAAGGAAATAGGGCTATGAAGGTAGGGCAAgatgtgtgaggagcagctgaggtcccttgcttggtttgctcagccccgagcagagcaggctgaggggaggcctcatggcggcctgcagctccctcacgaggggagcggaggggcaggcgctgagctctgctctctggggacagcgacaggacccgagggaacggcatggagctgggacaggggagggtcggGCATTagggggttagggaaaggttctgtgtggagccaagagttggactcaatgatccttgtgggtcccttccaacttgaactattctgtgattctacaaaatgaaatgaaaatgcatttattcataAAGTAATGCATTTAGCAATGATTTCTGCTCTGATCGTCTGAACttgatttcttattttacaCTCTCAGAAAGCAGTTGTATTTATTAAGTACAAATTCTACCTTGTTAGTTGCAATGCCGTTGTACTTCTGGTCACTTGCTCTTTGGCTTATCTGCTTGTTCCCCTGACACTGAATACCTCAATCAAGGAGTGCTTGAGCTCCACAGATTTAGGGTTCTGATTTGCTTTGTATCTGTTCAGGTGTTTGAACGTGTGAGGTAATTCCATTTTCTACTTCAATTTTGTTAGTCTTAAGGTGGATCTTCATCACATTGCATGGTGTAATAGTTTGTGGGTAGAAAGCATTTAATAATTTGAAACTTTCTTAAAAAGTCcagttttaaagctttcttaATTAGAAGTTCTGCATGTTTCTCctaagcaataataaaaaaaaataaataaaaaaattttttgAATGCATTTCCTTAAAAAGTGCTATTGAAGCAGATAAAAGGTTAAATCCAAAATGATGTAACATAGGATCTGGAGGGATATCCATGGCCTAAGAAGACTTCCTGGCTTTGCACTGTCTTAAAACTTGTGcatgacaaaaaaagaaagaaatacctGTCAGATGTTCCATCACCAGTCAGATGCTTGTTAAAGCACAGGTACCACCACCAAATTTTGTAGATGCGCAGAATCAGAATACAGTGAAGAATAGTAAATGTGATACACTTTTCACTCTTCTTTTCCCATGTGCTgtcatttcttttgctgtcaATCATGTCATTCACCTAATCTTCaggttcttttttgtttgtttgttagtcgTTTGTTTTTACTCTGGCAAATGCTATAGTAAATTACAGTGTTCCTACACAAAAACGATGGACTGAATGAGGTCATAAACGTGTTTTtaattccatctttttttcatatatCATTTTTACCACATGCGTTGAATCTAAGAATATTGAGTTACTAAGTAGTTGAATTACTAAGAGTAattgttggtgtttttgttttttgttttttttttggacacgTACCTTCTAAATGACTATCGCTGTTTAAgaagtaaatgtgtttttaataattatgatttctttttatacttactacttatttttctttatcaccATCACAGTTGCAGATCTTGAAGTAAAAACCAGGGAAAAGCTAGAAGctgctaaaaagaaaaccagttttGAAATTGCTGAGCTTAAAGAACGATTAAAAGCAAGTCGTGAAACCATCAACTGTTTGAAGAATGAAATCAGAAAACTTGAAGAAGATGATCAGTCTAAAGACATGTGATGAGTGGTGGCTTGATAGGGAGCctgtgctgaaaatgaaaggacTCCAGTCATGGAATTGGATGTGTTCTCTTGATGAGACCAtatgaattttatttgcaaatcatTGGAATGTGTAGCAATTGACTTCTTGAAGAGAACAAGAGTGAACGTATCCTCTCTCTGTAGTTGAAATCTGTGGGTACATATTTCAATGAAAACAGGACTTGGAGACCAGATGattttttaactgcatttgAGTGATGTATATGAAAAGTTTGTATTAAGTCTTGTATTAGTTCAATGGGACTTTacaaaatgtttactttttatttttttttctacggTTTAGAGATGCATCTTTaagttgaaaataaaacatgttcttttttattaaaaaaaaaaaagtctctgtcCAGTTTGGGCTTCAAGTACCATTGTAAACACCAGTTTTAAGTTGGGTTGTAATATAATAGTATGCAAGATGCTTAAGTGATTTAAGTAAGATGCTTACAGTAACTTCTGTAAGTCTGCCTATTACCAGCactatgagaaaaaaacactataaaatcaggaaaatgctgtttttaataacttcttTATCTACAGATAAGAGTTTCTAGTCCCACATCTGCTTTAACACA carries:
- the YEATS4 gene encoding YEATS domain-containing protein 4, encoding MFKRMAEFGPDSGGRVKGVTIVKPIVYGNVARYFGKKREEDGHTHQWTVYVKPYRNEDMSAYVKKIQFKLHESYGNPLRVVTKPPYEITETGWGEFEIIIKIFFIDPNERPVTLYHLLKLFQSDTNAILGKKTVVSEFYDEMIFQDPTAMMQQLLTTSRQLTLGAYKHETEFADLEVKTREKLEAAKKKTSFEIAELKERLKASRETINCLKNEIRKLEEDDQSKDM
- the LYZ gene encoding lysozyme C — encoded protein: MKALLTLVFCLLPLAAQGKVYKRCELAAAMKRLGLDNYRGYSLGNWVCAANYESSFNTQATNRNTDGSTDYGILQINSRWWCDDGKTPGAKNACGIPCSVLLRSDITEAVRCAKRIVRDPNGMNAWVAWRNRCKGTDVSRWIRGCRL